A single genomic interval of Streptomyces graminofaciens harbors:
- a CDS encoding DUF6114 domain-containing protein, translating into MSRFREWRGHRPFAGGLLLTLGGAEILVTMKAPLPVILHIGMQGLAGYLLPTLMLTCGLLILFNPAQRLFYSVIGILLSLGTWLTSNLGGFVIGLLMGAIGSTLTFGWLPDQEPRRNRKDRARERAEQQQEQKHQSYELPA; encoded by the coding sequence ATGAGTCGCTTCCGGGAGTGGCGGGGTCACAGGCCCTTCGCGGGCGGGCTGCTGCTCACCCTGGGTGGCGCCGAGATCCTGGTGACCATGAAGGCGCCGCTGCCGGTCATCCTGCACATCGGCATGCAGGGGCTGGCGGGCTACCTCCTGCCCACGCTGATGCTGACCTGCGGTCTGCTGATCCTGTTCAACCCCGCCCAGCGGCTGTTCTACTCGGTCATCGGCATCCTGCTCTCGCTGGGCACCTGGCTGACGTCCAACCTGGGCGGCTTCGTCATCGGCCTCCTGATGGGCGCCATCGGCAGCACGCTGACCTTCGGCTGGCTCCCGGACCAGGAACCCCGGCGCAACCGCAAGGACCGCGCCCGTGAGCGGGCGGAGCAGCAGCAGGAGCAGAAGCACCAGTCGTACGAACTGCCCGCCTAG
- a CDS encoding damage-control phosphatase ARMT1 family protein encodes MSDAPVIRGTDPHSFPHSVLAERHPALIRKVQGAFPYGPEQRRALEELLKSAVDGVVEPPDDDEWWDTWDVRRYAGRSWFDLPFLAAESCFYRRLLHAVGYFRPGPWQGVDPFRPFKLAELDTPEAAAELTALDALAEQPPREQLRALLHGSLWGNRADLGFRIQSAEETETASQLVADDTEQLTSLLLGADVLCLVADNAGRELIPDLLLIDHLLAHGLIDRAVLHLKPYPYFVSDATTADTLDAVRHLVAAEAAAGHRLWSALSDGRLALRAHPFSCAPLPYADMPDDLREEFASADLTVLKGDLNYRRLVGDRLRPPTTPFASTTAYFPGPVAALRTLKSDVIVGLAEKTEDALVKAEGRRWRTSGTHALIQVRP; translated from the coding sequence ATGTCTGACGCACCCGTGATCCGCGGCACCGACCCGCACTCCTTCCCGCACAGCGTGCTCGCCGAACGACACCCCGCCCTCATCCGCAAGGTCCAGGGCGCCTTCCCCTACGGCCCCGAACAGCGCCGCGCGCTGGAGGAGCTGCTGAAGAGCGCGGTCGACGGCGTCGTCGAACCGCCGGACGACGACGAGTGGTGGGACACCTGGGACGTACGGCGGTACGCCGGCCGCTCCTGGTTCGACCTCCCCTTCCTCGCCGCCGAGAGCTGCTTCTACCGCCGACTCCTCCACGCGGTCGGCTACTTCCGCCCCGGCCCCTGGCAGGGCGTCGACCCGTTCCGCCCCTTCAAACTCGCCGAACTCGACACCCCCGAGGCGGCCGCCGAACTGACCGCCCTCGACGCCCTCGCGGAACAGCCGCCGCGCGAGCAGCTGAGGGCCCTGCTGCACGGCTCGCTCTGGGGCAACCGCGCGGACCTCGGCTTCCGCATCCAGTCCGCCGAGGAGACGGAAACCGCCTCCCAACTCGTCGCGGACGACACCGAGCAGCTCACCTCACTGCTCCTCGGCGCCGATGTCCTCTGCCTGGTCGCCGACAACGCGGGCCGCGAACTGATCCCCGACCTCCTCCTCATCGACCACCTCCTCGCCCACGGCCTGATCGACCGCGCCGTACTGCACCTCAAGCCGTACCCGTACTTCGTCTCCGACGCCACGACCGCCGACACCCTCGATGCCGTACGTCACCTGGTCGCGGCCGAGGCCGCCGCCGGGCACCGCCTGTGGTCCGCCCTGTCCGACGGCCGCCTCGCCCTGCGCGCCCACCCCTTCTCCTGCGCCCCCCTGCCCTACGCGGACATGCCGGACGACCTCCGCGAGGAGTTCGCGTCGGCCGACCTGACCGTGCTGAAGGGCGACCTCAACTACCGCCGCCTGGTGGGCGACCGCCTCCGGCCGCCCACCACACCCTTCGCCTCGACGACGGCGTACTTCCCCGGCCCGGTGGCCGCCCTGCGCACCCTCAAGTCCGACGTGATCGTGGGCCTGGCCGAGAAGACCGAGGACGCCCTGGTGAAGGCGGAGGGCCGACGCTGGCGCACGAGTGGAACCCACGCGCTGATCCAGGTGAGGCCCTGA
- a CDS encoding cytochrome P450 family protein, whose translation MGNPNPLVIDATGRDIHGEAARIREAGPATRVVLPGPGAVEAWAVSSPELLKRLLTDPRVSKDAKQHWPRFIAGEITPEWPLFTWVAVSNMFTAYGADHKRLRTLVAKAFTARRTAALQPRIEEITKELLDRIEAAFGRGETVDLREEFCYPLPIQVISELFGVPEDRRAELRELVDRLFDTSADPGEMTAAYGRLYGVLGELVAAKRESPGDDLTTGLISARDEEGDTRLREQELLDTLVLMISAGHETTVNLLDQAVHALLTHPEQLAHVREGRAGWDDVVEETLRVEAPVASLPLRYAVEDLDLGEFGGPEGVVIGEGEAILAAYAAAGRDPERHGKDADVFDVTRVDKEHLAFGYGVHHCLGAPLGRMEARIALPALFARFPSLELAATGEELGYVESFISNGHRRLPVRRG comes from the coding sequence ATGGGCAACCCAAACCCCTTAGTCATCGACGCGACCGGCCGTGACATCCACGGTGAGGCCGCGCGTATCCGTGAGGCGGGTCCGGCGACCCGTGTCGTCCTGCCGGGCCCGGGCGCGGTGGAGGCCTGGGCGGTGAGCAGCCCGGAGCTGCTGAAGCGGCTGCTGACCGATCCTCGGGTGTCGAAGGACGCCAAGCAGCACTGGCCGCGGTTCATCGCCGGGGAGATCACCCCGGAGTGGCCGCTGTTCACCTGGGTCGCGGTGAGCAACATGTTCACCGCGTACGGCGCGGACCACAAGCGGCTGCGGACCCTGGTCGCCAAGGCGTTCACCGCGCGCCGCACGGCCGCGCTGCAGCCGCGGATCGAGGAGATCACCAAGGAGCTGCTCGACCGGATCGAGGCGGCCTTCGGGCGCGGTGAGACGGTCGATCTGCGGGAGGAGTTCTGCTACCCGCTGCCGATCCAGGTGATCAGCGAGTTGTTCGGCGTGCCCGAGGACCGCAGGGCGGAGCTGCGGGAGCTCGTGGACAGGCTCTTCGACACGTCCGCCGATCCCGGCGAGATGACGGCCGCCTACGGGCGGTTGTACGGCGTGCTGGGCGAACTCGTCGCCGCGAAGCGGGAGTCACCGGGTGACGACCTCACCACCGGGCTGATCTCGGCCCGGGACGAGGAGGGCGACACCCGGCTCCGCGAGCAGGAACTGCTCGACACGCTGGTGCTGATGATCAGCGCCGGGCACGAGACCACGGTCAACCTCCTCGACCAGGCGGTGCACGCCCTGCTGACCCACCCCGAGCAGCTCGCGCATGTCCGGGAGGGCCGGGCGGGCTGGGACGACGTGGTGGAGGAGACGCTGCGGGTGGAGGCGCCGGTGGCGAGTCTGCCGCTGCGGTACGCGGTGGAGGACCTCGACCTCGGCGAGTTCGGCGGGCCCGAGGGGGTGGTGATCGGCGAGGGTGAGGCGATCCTGGCCGCGTACGCCGCCGCCGGGCGCGATCCTGAGCGGCACGGGAAGGACGCGGACGTCTTCGACGTCACCCGTGTGGACAAGGAACATCTGGCGTTCGGGTACGGGGTGCACCACTGCCTGGGCGCTCCGCTGGGTCGTATGGAGGCCCGGATCGCGCTTCCGGCTCTCTTCGCGCGCTTCCCTTCACTCGAACTTGCCGCAACGGGCGAGGAGTTGGGGTACGTGGAGTCGTTCATCTCCAACGGCCATCGTCGCCTGCCGGTGCGCAGGGGCTGA
- a CDS encoding Tat pathway signal sequence domain protein, which translates to MRTRSLLALAGTTAALLVSAVSPASAADTVLTTGGLAGDAVVQGDVLSASLASGTAATFRSSATGTSGVSCAASTFVASVEDNPAAPGTATESVTAHTFGNCTSNVVGVLGVTGVTVNNLPYTTTVTSEGVVTVTPAADSVLQTTVVLRTLLGTINCVYQASSISGTASNTDNSINFTNQAFTKTSGSSLCFATGYFTAKYAPVADTTQGGATVFVN; encoded by the coding sequence ATGCGTACGCGATCCCTGCTTGCCCTGGCCGGAACCACCGCAGCCCTCCTGGTGTCGGCCGTCAGCCCGGCGTCCGCCGCCGACACCGTCCTGACCACCGGCGGCCTCGCCGGTGACGCCGTCGTGCAGGGCGACGTGCTGAGCGCGTCCCTCGCGTCCGGCACCGCCGCCACGTTCCGTTCCAGCGCGACCGGCACGAGCGGTGTCTCCTGTGCCGCGTCGACCTTCGTCGCGTCGGTCGAGGACAACCCGGCGGCGCCCGGCACGGCCACCGAGTCGGTCACGGCCCACACCTTCGGCAACTGCACCAGCAACGTGGTCGGCGTCCTCGGCGTCACCGGCGTCACGGTCAACAACCTGCCGTACACCACCACCGTGACCTCGGAGGGCGTGGTCACCGTCACGCCGGCGGCCGACTCGGTCCTGCAGACCACCGTCGTCCTGCGCACCCTGCTGGGCACCATCAACTGCGTCTACCAGGCGTCCAGCATCTCCGGCACCGCGAGCAACACCGACAACAGCATCAACTTCACCAACCAGGCCTTCACGAAGACCTCCGGCTCGTCCCTGTGCTTCGCCACCGGCTACTTCACGGCGAAGTACGCACCGGTCGCCGACACCACCCAGGGCGGCGCGACGGTCTTCGTCAACTAG
- a CDS encoding S8 family peptidase codes for MRISPSRTAGRKLISVAAVSVALVAGMTTSVAVAETPTAKADTAPALAGVTEAAPGTPAERLIVGYKSGAAEAKSNKAASADAEAKGEKAGENLDFQRRLGTGAALVDLGEKVTKTDVADVIAQYKADPQVAYVVPDRLNKPKADPNDTEYSKQWDLFESTAGMRVPGAWDVATGSGVTVAVIDTGYVTHSDLAANIVGGYDFIADTAVSVDGNGRDSNPADPGDWYNANDCGSGIPASDSSWHGTHVAGTIAAVTNNSKGIAGIAYGAKISPLRVLGKCGGYDSDIIDAITWASGGSVSGVPANTNVAKVINMSLGGDGACTSATQSAITAAVNRGTTVVVAAGNENDNVANHSPGNCNNVISVAATNRSGARASYSNFGSLVDIAAPGGQTSTGTANGILSTLNAGAKTPTSESYDYYQGTSMATPHIAGLVALMKSANSSLTPAQIESAIKSNARALPGSCSGGCGAGLADAAKTVQAVSGSGGSTGGTTFTNTTAVSIPDNGSAIESSISVTGRSGNAPSTLQVGVDITHTYRGDLVLDLVAPDGSTYRLKASSSSDSADNVNTTYSVNASSETANGTWKLRVQDVAASDTGTLNSWKLTF; via the coding sequence TTGCGTATCTCCCCTTCTCGTACCGCCGGACGGAAGCTGATATCCGTCGCCGCGGTCTCCGTCGCCCTGGTGGCGGGCATGACCACCTCCGTCGCCGTCGCCGAGACCCCGACCGCCAAGGCCGACACCGCCCCCGCTCTCGCCGGTGTTACCGAGGCCGCCCCCGGCACGCCCGCCGAGCGCCTGATCGTCGGCTACAAGTCCGGCGCCGCCGAGGCCAAGTCGAACAAGGCCGCCTCCGCCGACGCCGAGGCCAAGGGCGAGAAGGCCGGGGAGAACCTGGACTTCCAGCGCAGGCTCGGCACCGGTGCCGCCCTCGTCGACTTGGGCGAGAAGGTCACCAAGACGGACGTCGCCGACGTCATCGCCCAGTACAAGGCCGACCCGCAGGTCGCCTACGTCGTGCCGGACCGCCTGAACAAGCCGAAGGCCGACCCGAACGACACCGAGTACAGCAAGCAGTGGGACCTGTTCGAGTCCACCGCGGGCATGCGCGTGCCGGGTGCCTGGGACGTCGCCACCGGCAGCGGTGTGACGGTCGCCGTCATCGACACCGGCTACGTCACCCACAGCGACCTCGCCGCGAACATCGTCGGTGGCTACGACTTCATCGCCGACACCGCGGTCTCCGTCGACGGCAACGGTCGTGACAGCAACCCGGCCGACCCGGGCGACTGGTACAACGCCAACGACTGCGGTTCCGGCATCCCGGCCAGCGACTCCTCGTGGCACGGCACGCACGTCGCCGGCACCATCGCCGCGGTCACCAACAACAGCAAGGGCATCGCGGGTATCGCGTACGGCGCGAAGATCTCGCCCCTGCGCGTCCTCGGCAAGTGCGGCGGCTACGACTCCGACATCATCGACGCCATCACCTGGGCGTCCGGTGGCAGCGTCTCCGGCGTCCCGGCCAACACCAACGTCGCCAAGGTCATCAACATGAGCCTCGGCGGCGACGGCGCCTGCACCTCCGCGACTCAGAGCGCCATCACCGCCGCCGTGAACCGCGGTACGACCGTCGTCGTGGCCGCGGGCAACGAGAACGACAACGTGGCCAACCACTCGCCGGGCAACTGCAACAACGTCATCTCCGTTGCGGCGACCAACCGCTCCGGCGCCAGGGCCTCGTACTCCAACTTCGGTTCCCTCGTCGACATCGCGGCTCCCGGAGGCCAGACCAGCACCGGCACCGCGAACGGCATCCTGTCCACGCTGAACGCGGGCGCGAAGACGCCGACCTCGGAGTCGTACGACTACTACCAGGGCACCAGCATGGCCACCCCGCACATCGCGGGCCTGGTCGCGCTGATGAAGTCGGCGAACTCCTCGCTGACCCCGGCCCAGATCGAGTCGGCCATCAAGTCCAACGCCCGTGCGCTGCCCGGCTCCTGCTCCGGCGGCTGCGGCGCGGGCCTCGCGGACGCGGCCAAGACGGTGCAGGCGGTGAGCGGCTCCGGCGGCTCCACGGGGGGCACCACCTTCACCAACACCACGGCCGTCTCCATCCCGGACAACGGCTCGGCGATCGAGTCCTCGATCTCCGTCACCGGCCGCTCCGGCAACGCGCCCTCGACCCTCCAGGTCGGCGTGGACATCACCCACACCTACCGCGGTGACCTGGTCCTGGACCTGGTGGCCCCCGACGGCTCGACCTACCGTCTGAAGGCCTCCAGCTCCTCGGACTCCGCCGACAACGTGAACACCACGTACTCGGTGAACGCGTCCAGCGAGACCGCGAACGGCACCTGGAAGCTCCGCGTCCAGGACGTCGCCGCCTCGGACACGGGCACCCTCAACAGCTGGAAGCTGACCTTCTGA
- the cyc2 gene encoding germacradienol/geosmin synthase Cyc2, which produces MTQPFELPHFYMPYPARLNPHLEEARTHSTRWAREMGMLEGSGVWDQKDLEAHDYGLLCAYTHPDCDGPALSLITDWYVWVFFFDDHFLELFKRTQDRAAGKAHLDRLPLFMPLDLSTPVPEPQNPVEAGLADLWARTVPSMSDDWRRRFAVATEHLLNESLWELANINEGRIANPVEYIEMRRKVGGAPWSAGLVEYATAEVPASVAESRPLRVLMETFSDAVHLRNDLFSYQREVEDEGENSNGVLVLETFFGCGTQQAAETVNDILTSRLHQFEHTALTEVPTLALEHGLSPAELAAVAAYTKGLQDWQSGGHEWHMRSSRYMNEGAASARGPLDLGGAVLSGPALVGRPGFGTSAAHVGAMFAAAAAERLRSHTHRPYQKVGPSQLPDFYMPFEVQLSPHLDGARHRLTGWMHTVGMLSEGVWDEAKLAAADLPLCSAGLDPDATPEALDLSSQWLAWGTYGDDYYPLVFGHRRDLAAAKLITSRLSDCMPLDGEEVPVPLNAMERGLIDLWARTTAGMTPAERRPLKDSVDKMTESWVWELVNQLQHRVPDPVDYLEMRRATFGSDMTLSMCRMGHGPKIPPEVYRSGPVRSLENAAIDYACLINDVFSYQKEIEYEGEVHNAILVVQNFFGCDYPTALGVIHDLMTQRMRQFEHVIANELPVVYDDFELSEEARAIMRGYVLDLQNWMAGILHWHRTVDRYKAEYLAGRTHGFLPDRIPAQPFGRSLTPMGTRP; this is translated from the coding sequence ATGACGCAGCCGTTCGAACTCCCGCACTTCTACATGCCATATCCCGCACGCCTCAACCCCCACCTCGAAGAGGCCAGGACCCACTCCACCCGGTGGGCCCGCGAGATGGGCATGCTGGAGGGCTCCGGAGTCTGGGACCAGAAGGACCTGGAGGCGCACGACTACGGCCTGCTGTGCGCCTACACCCACCCCGACTGCGACGGCCCGGCCCTCTCCCTCATCACCGACTGGTACGTGTGGGTCTTCTTCTTCGACGACCACTTCCTGGAGCTGTTCAAGCGAACCCAGGACCGCGCCGCGGGCAAGGCCCACCTCGACCGCCTCCCGCTCTTCATGCCGCTGGACCTCTCGACGCCCGTACCGGAGCCGCAGAACCCGGTGGAGGCGGGCCTCGCCGACCTCTGGGCGCGCACGGTGCCGTCGATGTCGGACGACTGGCGCCGGCGTTTCGCGGTGGCCACCGAGCACCTCCTCAACGAGTCCCTCTGGGAGCTGGCCAACATCAACGAGGGCCGGATCGCCAACCCGGTCGAGTACATCGAGATGCGCAGGAAGGTGGGCGGCGCCCCCTGGTCCGCCGGTCTGGTCGAGTACGCGACCGCGGAGGTCCCGGCGTCCGTCGCCGAGTCGAGGCCGCTGCGCGTACTGATGGAGACGTTCTCGGACGCCGTCCATCTGCGCAACGACCTGTTCTCGTACCAGCGGGAGGTCGAGGACGAGGGCGAGAACAGCAATGGCGTACTCGTCCTGGAGACCTTCTTCGGCTGCGGCACCCAGCAGGCGGCCGAGACGGTCAACGACATCCTGACCTCGCGCCTGCACCAGTTCGAGCACACGGCGCTCACCGAAGTGCCCACGCTGGCCCTGGAGCACGGCCTCAGCCCGGCCGAGCTCGCGGCCGTCGCCGCGTACACGAAGGGGCTCCAGGACTGGCAGTCCGGGGGCCACGAGTGGCACATGCGGTCGAGCCGCTACATGAACGAGGGCGCCGCCTCCGCACGCGGCCCGCTCGACCTCGGCGGCGCGGTACTCTCCGGCCCGGCGCTGGTGGGCAGGCCCGGGTTCGGCACGTCCGCCGCGCACGTGGGGGCCATGTTCGCGGCCGCCGCGGCCGAGCGACTGCGCTCCCACACCCACCGCCCTTACCAGAAGGTCGGCCCCTCGCAACTTCCCGACTTCTACATGCCGTTCGAGGTCCAGCTGAGCCCGCACCTGGACGGCGCCCGCCACCGCCTCACCGGCTGGATGCACACCGTCGGCATGCTCAGCGAGGGCGTCTGGGACGAGGCGAAGCTCGCCGCCGCCGACCTCCCGCTCTGCTCCGCCGGCCTCGACCCGGACGCGACACCCGAGGCCCTCGACCTCAGCTCCCAGTGGCTGGCCTGGGGCACCTACGGCGACGACTACTACCCCCTCGTCTTCGGCCACCGCCGCGACCTGGCCGCCGCCAAACTGATCACGTCACGGCTGTCGGACTGCATGCCGCTCGACGGCGAGGAGGTCCCCGTCCCGCTCAACGCCATGGAGCGCGGACTGATCGATCTCTGGGCGCGCACGACGGCGGGGATGACCCCCGCCGAACGGCGCCCCCTGAAGGACTCGGTCGACAAGATGACCGAGAGCTGGGTGTGGGAGCTGGTCAACCAGCTCCAGCACCGCGTCCCCGACCCGGTCGACTACCTGGAGATGCGCCGCGCCACCTTCGGCTCCGACATGACCCTCAGCATGTGCCGGATGGGCCACGGCCCGAAGATCCCGCCGGAGGTCTACCGCAGCGGCCCGGTCCGCTCACTGGAGAACGCGGCCATCGACTACGCGTGCCTCATCAACGACGTCTTCTCGTACCAGAAGGAGATCGAGTACGAGGGCGAGGTCCACAACGCGATCCTTGTCGTGCAGAACTTCTTCGGCTGCGACTACCCGACCGCGCTCGGCGTGATCCACGACCTGATGACCCAGCGCATGCGCCAGTTCGAGCACGTCATCGCCAATGAACTGCCGGTGGTCTACGACGACTTCGAGTTGTCGGAGGAGGCGCGCGCGATCATGCGGGGGTACGTCCTCGACCTGCAGAACTGGATGGCGGGCATCCTCCACTGGCACCGCACGGTGGACCGCTACAAGGCCGAGTACCTGGCCGGCCGCACCCACGGCTTCCTGCCCGACCGGATCCCCGCCCAGCCCTTCGGCCGCTCCCTGACCCCGATGGGCACCCGGCCATGA
- a CDS encoding helix-turn-helix domain-containing protein gives MPAGSYVVDALTTEELAPRERADFWSDQMGTYQSRMGYRYARTENFLGRTVRQRTDTYQLVRYESDQVEYTRTPHHARQDPDEDYRLLLPVGGEIVLRQAGEEARLTPGTGALVTFASPFQCLQSDAIDAYILTIPAREVNERLNARSPVAAGLDLTRGLGRIVGSMLNDLHEEREHLTDPQFNAVSDRIVELVCMLAVGDDRPEVPGQLGEVETMVRRYAREHAADPDLTGTTMARALGWSLRQIQLALQRAGTTPRELIREERLRLVRDRLLCADCVHMTITDLAYASGFSSASSLSTAFRRRYGVSPREMRQSMR, from the coding sequence TTGCCCGCGGGAAGCTATGTCGTGGACGCGTTGACCACCGAGGAGTTGGCCCCGCGCGAGCGTGCCGACTTCTGGAGTGATCAGATGGGCACGTACCAGTCCCGGATGGGCTACAGATACGCGCGCACGGAGAACTTCCTCGGCAGGACGGTCCGTCAGCGCACGGACACCTACCAGCTCGTCAGGTACGAGTCGGACCAGGTCGAGTACACCCGTACCCCGCACCATGCGCGCCAGGACCCGGACGAGGACTACCGCTTACTCCTGCCGGTGGGCGGGGAGATCGTGCTGCGCCAGGCCGGTGAGGAGGCCCGGCTGACGCCGGGCACCGGGGCGCTGGTCACCTTCGCCTCGCCGTTCCAGTGCCTGCAGAGCGACGCCATCGACGCGTACATCCTCACCATCCCGGCCCGCGAGGTGAACGAGCGGCTGAACGCGAGGTCGCCGGTGGCCGCCGGGCTCGACCTGACCCGGGGGCTCGGCCGGATCGTGGGCTCGATGCTGAACGATCTGCACGAGGAGCGGGAGCACCTCACCGACCCCCAGTTCAACGCCGTCTCCGACCGCATCGTGGAGCTGGTGTGCATGCTCGCCGTCGGGGACGACCGACCCGAGGTCCCCGGGCAGCTCGGCGAGGTCGAGACGATGGTGCGCCGCTACGCGCGCGAGCACGCGGCCGACCCGGACCTCACGGGTACGACGATGGCCCGCGCCCTCGGCTGGTCGCTGCGCCAGATACAGCTCGCCCTGCAACGCGCGGGCACCACCCCGCGCGAGCTGATCCGCGAGGAGCGGCTGCGGCTGGTGCGTGACCGGCTGCTGTGCGCCGACTGCGTGCACATGACGATCACCGACCTGGCGTACGCCTCCGGCTTCTCCTCCGCGAGCTCCCTCAGTACGGCCTTCCGCCGACGCTATGGGGTGAGCCCCCGGGAGATGCGGCAGAGCATGCGCTGA
- a CDS encoding lytic polysaccharide monooxygenase, with amino-acid sequence MDRLSAHRTFSAHRAAATVATVALAAPLLLTAAAPAWSHGAPTDPVSRVSACSPEGGSPAKSAACKAAVAANGAPFTAWDNLRVAGVNGRDRQVVPDGQLCSGGLAAYKGLDLARGDWPSTRLKPGATLELTYRSTIPHTGSFKLYLTKPGYDPAEPLKWSDLADKPFATVTDPPLENGSYHFSAKLPSDRSGHHVLYTIWQNTSTVDTYYSCSDVVFPAAKQGDAQGDSQAGSGNGSQDDSGDAKKSSGESSVEGSSSAEGSSGTAPATKTPSADGATASTVGTQADGARATVPGSPVASTSDGTGLSVPLLAGGAAALVLTAGTALALRRRGRRSRSH; translated from the coding sequence ATGGACCGCTTGTCCGCACACCGCACCTTCTCCGCGCATCGAGCCGCGGCGACGGTCGCGACCGTCGCCCTCGCGGCCCCTCTGCTGCTGACGGCCGCCGCCCCGGCGTGGTCGCACGGGGCGCCGACGGATCCGGTGAGCCGGGTGTCGGCCTGCTCGCCCGAGGGCGGGAGCCCGGCGAAGTCGGCCGCGTGCAAGGCGGCGGTCGCCGCGAACGGCGCCCCCTTCACCGCGTGGGACAACCTCCGGGTCGCCGGGGTGAACGGCCGCGACCGGCAGGTGGTCCCCGACGGACAGCTGTGCAGCGGCGGGCTCGCGGCCTACAAGGGGCTGGACCTGGCCCGTGGCGACTGGCCCTCGACGCGGCTGAAGCCGGGCGCCACGCTCGAACTGACGTACCGCTCGACGATCCCGCACACCGGGAGCTTCAAGCTCTATCTGACGAAGCCGGGGTACGACCCGGCCGAGCCGCTGAAGTGGTCCGATCTGGCGGACAAGCCGTTCGCGACGGTCACGGACCCGCCGCTGGAGAACGGCTCGTACCACTTCTCGGCGAAGCTTCCGTCGGACCGGTCGGGGCATCACGTGCTCTACACGATCTGGCAGAACACCAGCACGGTCGACACGTACTACTCGTGCTCGGACGTGGTGTTCCCGGCCGCGAAGCAGGGTGACGCGCAGGGCGACTCGCAGGCCGGTTCGGGGAACGGCTCGCAGGACGACTCCGGTGACGCCAAGAAGAGTTCGGGCGAGTCCTCCGTCGAGGGATCCTCCTCGGCGGAGGGCTCGTCCGGGACGGCACCGGCCACGAAGACCCCGTCCGCCGACGGGGCCACCGCGTCCACCGTCGGCACCCAAGCCGACGGCGCCCGGGCGACCGTGCCGGGCAGCCCGGTGGCGTCGACGTCCGACGGCACCGGGCTGTCCGTACCTCTGCTGGCGGGCGGCGCCGCGGCCCTGGTGCTCACCGCGGGTACCGCCCTGGCCCTTCGCCGACGGGGGCGCCGCTCCCGCTCCCACTGA
- a CDS encoding DUF6230 family protein translates to MASSSDAAASTNERPEGPQVSERRGRVRLKRAAVMAVPATAIAAGLMIATAQGALGVQFAISGMPFVVTADKLEGEGFAQFGALDHMIENSPNEGDTGGQVLVVTSVVKKGELTSLCQSVDLGGIQLVLTAGGEGTPVSVKNLAIDSDEIKGDASFNDIEIGRDSSTFNMVDQQGPEGVYGQQAKKVTITDLYQHNYAATAAVFKLPDLHMRFDSDGCPR, encoded by the coding sequence ATGGCCTCGTCCTCGGACGCCGCGGCGTCCACCAACGAAAGACCCGAAGGTCCCCAAGTGTCGGAAAGACGCGGGCGGGTTCGTCTCAAGCGCGCCGCCGTGATGGCGGTGCCGGCCACGGCGATCGCCGCCGGCCTCATGATCGCGACCGCGCAGGGCGCCCTGGGCGTCCAGTTCGCGATCTCCGGCATGCCGTTCGTGGTCACCGCCGACAAGCTGGAGGGCGAGGGCTTCGCCCAGTTCGGCGCGCTGGACCACATGATCGAGAACAGCCCCAACGAGGGCGACACCGGCGGGCAGGTGCTGGTCGTCACCTCGGTGGTGAAGAAGGGTGAGCTGACCTCGCTCTGCCAGAGCGTGGACCTCGGCGGCATCCAGCTCGTCCTCACCGCCGGCGGCGAGGGCACCCCGGTGAGCGTGAAGAACCTGGCGATCGACTCCGACGAGATCAAGGGCGACGCCTCGTTCAACGACATCGAGATCGGCCGCGACTCCAGCACCTTCAACATGGTCGACCAGCAGGGCCCGGAGGGTGTCTACGGCCAGCAGGCGAAAAAGGTCACCATCACCGATCTCTACCAGCACAACTACGCCGCCACGGCCGCCGTCTTCAAGCTCCCCGACCTGCACATGCGGTTCGACAGCGACGGTTGCCCGCGATGA